The proteins below are encoded in one region of Syntrophotalea carbinolica DSM 2380:
- a CDS encoding GGDEF domain-containing protein, translated as MAIEADCFPIATEPSEDPRQLLRRFLWLGLLCVALLLALATYGVYRVYSWRLVESAHAEAQAICQVVLVKEKRQLLDIDNDGNVRLVVAEDHRADFNRRMRQYLKPYAVDAVRIWDRQLRLVNSSGKEQSDHGQAKSPLLAKALAGQSFSRLEKNGSVYAAESKPEGAHGQMVSYLPIWGRHKTVLGAIEIRRNMEEISAQLLRAVTFSGIVLAALLSALFSCIYLLVRKGAVRLAKAQEDLRWLATTDPLTGVYNRREVLARTEELLSQWRAGGDRNASFVSVLMVDFDNFKIINDTYGHPVGDRVLQELAARIQSCLEPKDILGRMGGEEFLVVLPGVGVSACREIAERLCQAVCGTPFDPENYRISGSISVGMATMRAHGGSVDAMLHDADQGLYVAKNSGKNCASLAAELPSDPDFSGKWVD; from the coding sequence ATGGCTATAGAAGCCGATTGTTTTCCCATTGCAACGGAACCCAGCGAAGATCCCAGACAATTATTGCGCAGGTTTTTATGGCTTGGGCTGCTTTGTGTTGCGCTACTGTTGGCGCTGGCAACCTACGGTGTCTACCGGGTTTATAGCTGGCGGTTGGTGGAAAGCGCCCATGCCGAGGCGCAAGCTATCTGCCAGGTGGTTTTGGTGAAGGAAAAAAGACAACTTCTCGACATAGACAATGACGGAAACGTTCGGTTGGTTGTGGCAGAGGATCATCGGGCGGATTTTAACCGGCGTATGCGGCAATACCTCAAACCCTATGCTGTCGATGCGGTGCGGATCTGGGACAGGCAGCTTCGTCTCGTCAACAGCAGCGGTAAAGAACAAAGCGATCATGGCCAGGCAAAATCCCCGCTCCTTGCCAAAGCCCTTGCCGGGCAGAGTTTTTCCCGGTTGGAAAAGAATGGTTCCGTTTATGCCGCGGAATCGAAGCCTGAAGGTGCGCATGGGCAAATGGTCAGTTATTTGCCGATCTGGGGGCGCCACAAAACGGTTTTGGGGGCGATTGAAATCCGGCGGAATATGGAAGAGATCAGTGCGCAACTTCTTCGCGCCGTGACCTTTTCCGGCATAGTGCTGGCCGCCCTATTGTCTGCCCTGTTTTCCTGTATTTATCTGTTGGTCAGAAAAGGCGCTGTACGTCTGGCCAAAGCCCAGGAAGATTTGCGCTGGCTCGCTACGACAGACCCCTTGACCGGGGTGTATAACCGCCGGGAAGTTCTGGCCAGAACCGAAGAACTATTATCACAATGGAGGGCCGGGGGGGATCGGAACGCATCTTTTGTCAGTGTGTTGATGGTCGATTTCGATAATTTCAAGATCATCAATGATACGTACGGTCACCCGGTCGGGGACAGGGTGTTGCAGGAATTGGCTGCGCGCATTCAGTCATGTCTCGAACCGAAGGACATCCTGGGGCGTATGGGGGGCGAAGAGTTTCTGGTCGTTCTGCCCGGGGTCGGGGTCTCCGCCTGCCGCGAAATTGCCGAACGCTTATGCCAGGCTGTCTGCGGGACGCCCTTTGACCCCGAAAACTATCGGATTTCCGGGTCCATCAGTGTGGGCATGGCAACGATGCGAGCCCATGGCGGCAGTGTGGATGCCATGCTTCACGACGCTGATCAGGGTTTGTATGTGGCAAAAAATAGCGGTAAAAATTGCGCATCCCTGGCCGCAGAACTGCCGTCCGATCCGGATTTTTCGGGGAAATGGGTCGACTGA
- a CDS encoding class I SAM-dependent methyltransferase: MGDERSEHMPIHAEQDHCPLCRSRHTILYFEDRNRRYRQCLDCLLVFVPRCFWLSRSEEKATYDLHQNEPHDEGYRHFLSRLSNPLLAQLPPQQRGLDFGCGPGPTLSSMLEEHGHRIDLYDPFYFNDPSVFDKKYDFICATEVVEHLHDPDREFTSLFEMLKRGGWLAIMTKLVIDRQAFSRWHYIRDLTHICFYSRETFAYLARRFNAQHTFAADDVILLQKH, translated from the coding sequence ATGGGGGATGAACGATCGGAGCACATGCCGATTCATGCCGAACAGGACCATTGCCCTCTTTGTCGCAGTCGGCATACGATTTTATATTTCGAGGACAGGAATCGGCGTTATCGGCAATGCCTGGATTGCCTGCTGGTTTTTGTGCCTCGTTGTTTCTGGCTCAGCCGGTCAGAAGAAAAAGCAACGTACGATCTTCATCAAAACGAGCCGCATGATGAAGGTTACCGGCATTTTCTGTCTCGCCTGAGTAATCCCTTGCTTGCACAACTTCCTCCGCAACAGCGGGGTCTGGATTTCGGTTGCGGTCCCGGTCCGACCTTGTCTTCCATGCTGGAGGAGCACGGTCACCGTATCGATCTGTACGATCCTTTTTATTTCAACGATCCCTCGGTGTTCGATAAAAAATACGATTTTATCTGTGCCACGGAAGTCGTGGAGCATCTGCACGATCCCGATCGGGAATTCACCTCTTTGTTCGAGATGTTGAAAAGGGGCGGATGGCTGGCCATTATGACCAAGCTGGTGATAGATCGGCAGGCTTTCAGCCGATGGCATTATATCCGGGATCTTACCCATATCTGTTTTTACAGTCGGGAGACTTTTGCATATCTCGCACGGCGATTTAACGCCCAACATACTTTTGCGGCAGATGATGTGATATTACTGCAAAAACACTAG
- a CDS encoding ion transporter, protein MSLQEDDGQEAPRSLAPWRSVLHEVIFEADTPAGKGFDVLLIVSILASVAAVMLDSMGAVRLQYGRLLYVVEWFFTLLFTVEYGLRLLCVGRPWKYAVSFYGLVDLLAIIPTYLSLVLPGTQYLVVIRILRILRIFRILKLVPYLGEAHLLMQALRASGRKIAVFLYTVLTLVVLFGSLMYVIESETHGFTSIPRSIYWTIVTLTTVGYGDISPQTGLGQALASMVMILGYGIIAVPTGIVTVEMSQTFRRKVSTQACPECSAEGHDDDACHCKYCGAKL, encoded by the coding sequence ATGAGCTTGCAGGAGGATGATGGCCAAGAGGCCCCGCGGTCACTGGCGCCATGGCGCTCCGTTTTGCATGAGGTCATATTCGAAGCGGATACCCCGGCGGGCAAAGGTTTCGATGTTCTGCTTATCGTCAGTATCCTGGCCAGCGTTGCGGCGGTGATGCTGGACAGCATGGGGGCGGTGCGGTTGCAGTATGGCCGGTTGCTCTACGTGGTGGAGTGGTTCTTTACCCTGCTTTTCACGGTGGAGTATGGCCTGCGCCTGTTGTGTGTCGGCCGGCCCTGGAAATACGCGGTGAGTTTTTACGGACTGGTCGATTTGCTGGCCATCATTCCGACCTATTTGAGTCTGGTCCTGCCCGGGACCCAGTATCTTGTGGTTATTCGGATTCTGCGCATTTTACGTATTTTCCGTATTCTGAAGCTGGTGCCCTATCTTGGCGAGGCGCATCTGCTCATGCAGGCACTGCGGGCCAGCGGTCGCAAGATTGCCGTATTCCTCTACACGGTGCTCACCCTTGTGGTTCTGTTCGGCTCGCTTATGTACGTCATTGAGAGCGAGACGCACGGTTTTACCAGCATCCCGCGCAGCATTTACTGGACCATCGTTACCCTGACCACCGTCGGATACGGTGACATCTCCCCACAAACCGGCCTTGGGCAAGCGTTGGCGTCGATGGTGATGATCCTCGGCTACGGCATCATTGCCGTGCCGACCGGCATCGTCACCGTGGAGATGTCGCAGACCTTCAGGCGCAAGGTGTCGACCCAGGCCTGCCCCGAGTGCAGCGCCGAAGGGCACGATGACGATGCCTGTCACTGCAAATATTGCGGAGCGAAACTCTAA
- a CDS encoding zinc ribbon domain-containing protein YjdM, translating into MSDFPNCVKCGSEYTYEDRGMYVCPECGHEWSKDAPVENADTAKVVRDAHGNELHDGDSITVIKDLKIKGSSLVVKVGTKVKNIRLVEGDHDIDCKIDGIGAMKLKSEFVKKI; encoded by the coding sequence TTGAGTGACTTCCCGAACTGTGTAAAATGTGGCTCCGAATATACCTATGAAGACCGGGGCATGTATGTTTGCCCGGAATGCGGACATGAATGGTCGAAGGATGCGCCTGTTGAAAATGCCGATACGGCCAAAGTTGTTCGTGACGCACATGGCAATGAGCTTCATGACGGCGACAGCATCACCGTCATCAAAGATCTTAAGATAAAAGGTTCTTCCCTGGTTGTTAAAGTGGGCACCAAGGTCAAAAACATCCGCCTGGTTGAAGGCGACCACGATATCGACTGCAAAATCGATGGAATCGGTGCCATGAAGTTGAAATCCGAATTCGTGAAAAAAATATAG
- a CDS encoding PAS domain-containing protein, with protein sequence MINKTLWKKLWEYDPNSLVVMDHSSMIIQIVNPSFCEIVKADESEVLGIHASSFFDDLTDFQEAWEKNTVIRKEKKFQRYGTYMRLVIFPMRDEGVVACILVDLTSEHHQREEMRRMKEELLLNVNKVIDKQMHIAQQIAGLLGETTAEAKVSLIKIRNALNEEIK encoded by the coding sequence ATGATAAATAAAACCCTTTGGAAAAAATTGTGGGAGTACGACCCAAACAGCCTGGTTGTCATGGATCATTCATCCATGATCATTCAGATTGTAAACCCGTCCTTTTGCGAGATTGTCAAGGCCGACGAGTCGGAGGTGCTCGGGATACATGCTTCGTCTTTTTTCGATGACCTGACTGACTTTCAGGAAGCCTGGGAAAAAAATACCGTCATCCGTAAGGAGAAGAAATTTCAACGGTACGGAACCTACATGCGGCTGGTCATTTTCCCCATGAGGGACGAAGGTGTGGTTGCCTGTATCCTTGTGGATCTGACCAGTGAACACCATCAGCGGGAAGAAATGCGTCGCATGAAGGAGGAGCTTCTCCTGAATGTGAACAAAGTTATCGATAAGCAAATGCACATCGCCCAGCAGATCGCCGGCCTGCTCGGGGAGACCACCGCCGAAGCGAAGGTCAGTTTGATTAAAATCCGTAATGCGCTTAACGAGGAGATCAAGTAA
- a CDS encoding SpoIIE family protein phosphatase, with product MKCLLDVYHKSINMVGEELCGDQVRVLNSGKKTRVVLCDGLGHGVKANILASLSSEIMINMLREDISLPEVIETVIATLPVDKKLNLAYTTSTMIEVDHSDLAYKIYNFDNPPLLFFRKQKIEPLPFEKITIMDRPIQFSEGKLQRGDLLIGMSDGLLHAGLNGVLNYNWNIDHLSAYIEELFQYLPSNLQLIIDKTVAHTNQLYNRRPADDASMVGLLVRARQAVMLFTGPPVDPNEDRAMAQRVLTFEGTRIVCGGTTGHIVATQSGKKYSLEPDTARLEIPPMASLPGVDILTEGILTLSSVLEWIEATKGNPDLLPTKDNSGAVRVADALLNADEIFLLVGLKINPAYQNPDLPCNVSIRKNLLEKIAERLRDAGKTVTIEFH from the coding sequence GTGAAGTGCCTATTGGATGTCTATCATAAGAGTATAAACATGGTGGGTGAAGAGTTATGCGGCGACCAGGTTCGTGTGCTTAACTCCGGCAAAAAGACCCGGGTTGTCTTATGCGATGGCCTCGGCCACGGCGTCAAAGCCAATATTCTGGCGTCGTTGTCCTCGGAAATCATGATTAATATGTTGCGTGAAGACATCTCCTTGCCGGAGGTGATCGAAACGGTGATCGCCACATTGCCGGTAGATAAAAAGCTGAACCTGGCTTATACCACCAGCACAATGATTGAGGTCGATCATTCCGATTTAGCCTACAAAATATACAATTTTGATAATCCGCCCCTTCTGTTTTTTCGTAAACAGAAAATAGAGCCGTTGCCCTTTGAGAAAATAACGATTATGGATAGGCCTATCCAGTTTTCCGAGGGGAAACTACAGCGAGGGGATCTTTTGATAGGCATGAGCGACGGTCTGCTCCATGCCGGTCTCAACGGCGTGCTCAACTACAATTGGAATATTGATCACCTGTCCGCTTACATCGAGGAGTTGTTTCAGTACCTTCCTTCCAATCTCCAACTTATCATCGACAAGACCGTGGCCCATACCAATCAGCTCTATAACAGGAGGCCGGCAGATGATGCTTCCATGGTCGGTTTGCTTGTTCGGGCACGACAAGCGGTCATGCTCTTTACCGGCCCGCCGGTCGATCCGAATGAAGACCGGGCCATGGCCCAGCGCGTGTTAACCTTTGAAGGTACGCGTATCGTCTGCGGGGGGACAACCGGGCATATTGTGGCTACCCAAAGTGGGAAGAAGTATTCTCTTGAACCGGATACGGCTCGTTTGGAAATACCTCCCATGGCTTCCCTGCCGGGGGTCGATATCCTGACGGAGGGGATCCTGACCCTGTCATCCGTATTGGAATGGATCGAAGCCACCAAAGGCAATCCCGATCTGTTGCCCACCAAAGACAACAGCGGTGCCGTACGGGTGGCCGATGCCCTGCTCAATGCCGATGAAATTTTCCTGCTGGTCGGTTTGAAAATTAATCCTGCCTACCAGAATCCCGATCTTCCCTGCAATGTCTCGATTCGCAAGAACCTGTTGGAAAAAATCGCCGAACGCTTGAGAGATGCGGGTAAGACGGTGACCATCGAGTTCCACTGA
- a CDS encoding Lpg1974 family pore-forming outer membrane protein, with product MRKIIVAVLAMAILPGIAWAQEPSNQELYQMIQQMERKYDAAIKETDRALAEARAEAAKAKEEAAKAKAELARLKAEPRPAAAALQAEATPLIKAPETTPGFKASAEVLYMRPSRANLDFAIKDPDNDSYPEGTVSEIEPDYQLGGRFGLGYDLGSGTEIGVQFTGLKSHDSESATASSSGSLWGLWLHADASIDDQNVDTAKARYDFEHYAIDLNARQNLDIGRHLGLSLEGGLRYASMNQDFDIVYRQNTTEVAINSENHFSGWGPRLGLGLDWRVGYGFNVFSSVAGSVLMGDFDLSYHDQDGTTTRVNMKQGIHNRIIPVVEMKLGVGYAQRLKNGWTIGANAGYEWQNWFNMVTTHHFSDDVDPQIMDSDTTDVSLDGFFFEGFIHF from the coding sequence ATGCGGAAAATTATCGTAGCCGTGCTCGCGATGGCCATTCTGCCAGGAATTGCCTGGGCACAGGAGCCAAGTAACCAAGAACTCTACCAGATGATCCAACAGATGGAACGCAAATACGACGCGGCCATCAAAGAGACAGATCGGGCTTTGGCAGAGGCCAGAGCGGAAGCAGCCAAAGCTAAAGAAGAAGCGGCCAAAGCCAAAGCGGAACTGGCGCGGCTCAAAGCGGAGCCCCGCCCCGCCGCAGCTGCCTTGCAAGCAGAGGCAACGCCCCTGATCAAAGCTCCGGAAACCACCCCTGGATTCAAGGCTTCCGCCGAGGTTCTCTACATGCGTCCATCCCGGGCTAATCTCGATTTTGCTATCAAAGATCCCGATAATGATTCCTACCCCGAAGGTACCGTCAGCGAAATCGAGCCCGACTATCAGCTTGGCGGGCGTTTCGGTCTGGGATACGATTTGGGATCAGGTACTGAAATCGGCGTGCAGTTCACCGGCCTCAAATCCCATGACAGCGAATCCGCCACGGCATCATCGAGCGGCTCTTTATGGGGTCTCTGGCTACATGCGGACGCCTCTATCGACGACCAAAATGTCGACACAGCCAAGGCTCGCTATGATTTCGAACACTACGCCATCGATCTGAACGCCCGACAGAACCTGGATATCGGCCGACACCTCGGCCTGAGCCTGGAAGGCGGTTTGCGCTACGCCAGCATGAACCAGGATTTCGACATAGTATATCGCCAGAACACTACCGAAGTTGCAATCAACTCCGAAAACCACTTCTCGGGATGGGGACCCCGCCTTGGGCTCGGTCTCGACTGGCGCGTAGGATACGGCTTTAACGTCTTCAGTTCGGTCGCCGGCTCTGTGCTGATGGGCGATTTCGACCTGTCTTACCACGATCAGGACGGCACCACAACCAGGGTGAATATGAAACAGGGCATCCACAACCGCATCATCCCCGTAGTCGAGATGAAACTCGGGGTCGGCTATGCCCAGCGACTCAAAAACGGATGGACCATTGGCGCCAATGCCGGTTACGAATGGCAAAACTGGTTCAACATGGTGACGACGCATCATTTTTCAGACGATGTCGACCCTCAAATTATGGATAGCGACACCACAGATGTCAGCCTTGACGGGTTCTTTTTCGAGGGTTTCATCCACTTTTAG
- a CDS encoding DUF2201 family putative metallopeptidase: MKKSTKLDKAIARMVLDHPFFATLLLRMRLREDRDIKTACTDGRQIRYNPEFIDSLSIDHIVFVLAHLVMHVAHFHPLRRSARTAGRFNKAGDYAINGILKDAGLKLLPHALHHESFDNLAAEQIYDRLPGGAGDGEGDGGENDIQQSDDPGGCGGFEDARDEYDKPLSKAERQRQEAEMTVAIQQAAQAAKAQGKLPSALARLVNEQVHPVLDWREMLRTFVDHTSGNDYAWNQPNRRHIADGIYLPSFRSNGLKPLVLAIDTSGSITQRELNQFQAELNDILLSYPATVHVVYCDSAISAVHTITPDEYPVQLQASGFGGTDLCPPFEWAVQNAPDAGCVIYLTDLQGKSPETDPGIPTLWISTTRNRNLAACYQPTFGEIATLE; this comes from the coding sequence ATGAAAAAGTCCACGAAGCTCGACAAGGCGATCGCAAGGATGGTGCTCGATCACCCGTTTTTCGCCACCCTGCTGCTGCGCATGCGGTTGCGTGAAGACCGGGACATCAAGACCGCCTGCACCGACGGCCGACAGATCCGCTACAACCCGGAGTTTATCGATTCGCTGAGCATCGACCATATCGTGTTCGTCCTCGCTCATCTGGTCATGCATGTGGCCCACTTTCATCCGCTGCGACGCAGTGCCCGCACTGCCGGCCGATTTAACAAGGCCGGGGATTACGCCATAAACGGCATCCTCAAAGATGCCGGTCTCAAATTGCTGCCCCACGCCCTGCACCATGAATCCTTCGACAACCTTGCCGCGGAACAGATCTACGATCGGCTGCCGGGCGGGGCCGGCGATGGGGAGGGGGATGGCGGCGAAAACGACATCCAGCAGAGCGATGACCCGGGCGGCTGCGGCGGTTTCGAGGATGCCAGGGACGAATACGACAAGCCGTTGTCCAAGGCGGAAAGGCAGCGGCAGGAAGCGGAAATGACCGTAGCCATACAGCAGGCCGCCCAGGCGGCCAAGGCCCAGGGAAAACTGCCCAGTGCGCTGGCGCGTCTGGTGAACGAGCAGGTCCACCCCGTGCTGGACTGGCGTGAAATGCTGAGAACTTTTGTCGACCACACCTCCGGCAATGACTATGCGTGGAACCAGCCCAACCGGCGCCATATCGCCGACGGAATCTACCTGCCCAGTTTTCGCTCCAACGGACTCAAACCATTGGTCCTGGCGATCGACACCTCCGGCTCGATCACACAACGGGAGCTGAACCAGTTCCAGGCCGAGTTGAACGACATCCTGCTAAGCTACCCTGCCACGGTGCATGTCGTTTATTGCGACAGCGCGATATCCGCTGTCCACACTATCACTCCCGACGAATACCCGGTACAATTGCAAGCTTCGGGCTTCGGCGGCACCGATCTGTGCCCGCCCTTTGAATGGGCCGTACAGAATGCACCGGATGCCGGCTGTGTCATCTATCTGACCGATCTGCAGGGCAAAAGCCCCGAAACCGATCCGGGCATCCCTACATTGTGGATCAGTACCACCCGCAACCGGAACCTGGCGGCATGCTATCAACCGACATTCGGGGAAATAGCCACGCTGGAATAA
- a CDS encoding AAA family ATPase — MESSVTVKPSLAIAILKSGLDVNVPMFLWGPPGIGKSQIVAQVATELHLPLIDVRAVLLDPVDLRGVPSVENGTTRWNPPTFLPSEGEGVLFLDELSQAPDSVQSSLLQLVLDRKLGEYSLPDGWRILAAGNRVTDGTFSRKISKALGSRFATHLELAVDLDEWCAWAVANNVPSEIIGFLRLRPELLHHFDAKAQGHSFPCPRVWANVGRFLGKLPVEAELPFFAGALGFGAAAEFTSFLEVYRDLPDVESIMRDPDKSEVPQEPSVLYALCGAMSRKITADTAAPAFRYMRRLPAEFQVVWLRDALQAEPKLATSKEFSSWAKANGDLLL; from the coding sequence ATGGAATCATCGGTAACCGTCAAACCATCGTTGGCTATTGCGATACTCAAGAGCGGGCTTGATGTCAACGTGCCCATGTTCCTCTGGGGTCCCCCCGGCATCGGCAAGTCGCAAATCGTGGCCCAGGTAGCCACAGAGCTGCACCTGCCGCTGATCGATGTCCGCGCAGTGCTGCTGGATCCTGTCGATCTGCGTGGCGTGCCGTCGGTGGAAAACGGCACCACCCGCTGGAATCCGCCCACCTTCCTCCCCTCGGAAGGGGAAGGCGTGTTGTTCCTCGACGAACTCTCCCAGGCGCCGGATTCGGTGCAGAGTTCGCTGCTGCAACTGGTACTGGACCGCAAGCTCGGTGAATACAGTCTGCCGGACGGGTGGCGAATTCTGGCGGCGGGCAACCGGGTGACCGACGGCACCTTCAGTCGTAAGATCAGCAAGGCGCTGGGCTCCCGTTTCGCCACGCACCTGGAACTGGCCGTCGATCTGGACGAGTGGTGCGCCTGGGCGGTCGCCAACAACGTACCGTCGGAAATCATCGGCTTCTTGCGGCTGCGGCCCGAACTCTTGCACCACTTCGATGCCAAGGCCCAGGGACACTCCTTTCCCTGCCCGCGGGTCTGGGCCAATGTCGGGCGGTTCCTGGGCAAGCTGCCGGTCGAGGCGGAATTACCGTTTTTCGCCGGGGCGCTGGGGTTCGGCGCGGCCGCCGAATTCACCTCCTTTCTGGAGGTCTATCGCGACCTGCCGGATGTAGAATCGATCATGCGCGATCCGGACAAATCGGAGGTTCCCCAGGAACCGTCAGTACTCTATGCGCTTTGCGGTGCCATGAGCCGCAAAATCACCGCAGATACGGCAGCCCCCGCCTTCCGCTACATGAGACGGCTGCCGGCCGAATTTCAGGTCGTCTGGCTGCGCGATGCCCTGCAGGCCGAACCCAAACTGGCGACCTCCAAGGAATTCAGCAGCTGGGCCAAAGCCAACGGCGACCTGCTGTTATGA
- a CDS encoding acyltransferase family protein, with translation MNDCTANPSLQRLFFLDNLRYFIVLCVIVLHAALAYSKLTPWWPVLEGDPGKTGIFDVIVLITDVFIMPIMFFIAGFFALKSIRKKGGWLFVRSKLTRIGIPLLAGATVIVPVIGYIYEYFRSTDAVSSGYAAYWSTYLKGFGDFYVGYITSYAQPSHNYFWFLSLLFWFFVVFACLYAIKAKWFGHKSVIPEPKDSSALPVLLGLGVATGMSLVIMVPLFTVNGHEPWVIIANLVQFQPTRLFLYVFYFPAGIYAAWKGWFSNGKAVGRLRIWLPVCLAMMVFFLGSVQKMGGGTTPSLPVLLVYCFSRAFLCLSIFMVLISFAYRYWNRDSKINRSLAANSYGIYILHMPIVLGLGLVLLSWAGVPVIIKFCIVTAASTLLSWGISRVALKPAGL, from the coding sequence ATGAACGATTGTACAGCCAATCCTTCCCTGCAGCGGTTATTCTTTCTCGACAATCTTCGTTATTTTATTGTCCTTTGTGTAATCGTCCTGCACGCAGCCCTCGCGTACAGCAAGCTCACCCCCTGGTGGCCTGTGCTGGAAGGCGATCCCGGCAAGACGGGTATATTTGACGTTATCGTGTTGATTACAGACGTTTTTATCATGCCCATCATGTTTTTCATCGCAGGATTCTTTGCCTTAAAATCTATCCGGAAAAAGGGAGGCTGGCTATTTGTCAGAAGCAAGCTAACGAGAATCGGAATCCCTCTGCTGGCAGGCGCCACTGTCATTGTGCCTGTGATCGGCTACATATACGAATATTTCAGATCCACAGACGCCGTATCCTCCGGATATGCAGCCTACTGGAGCACGTATCTTAAAGGCTTTGGCGACTTTTACGTAGGTTATATCACCTCTTACGCACAGCCTTCGCACAATTATTTCTGGTTCCTTTCTCTTCTTTTCTGGTTCTTTGTCGTTTTTGCCTGTCTTTATGCGATTAAAGCCAAATGGTTCGGCCACAAGTCCGTTATTCCCGAACCGAAGGATTCCTCTGCCTTGCCCGTGCTGCTGGGCCTGGGTGTGGCAACCGGCATGAGTCTTGTCATCATGGTACCCTTATTTACCGTGAATGGGCACGAACCCTGGGTCATCATCGCCAACCTGGTGCAATTCCAGCCAACCCGATTGTTTTTGTATGTTTTCTATTTCCCCGCGGGAATTTATGCCGCATGGAAAGGCTGGTTCTCAAACGGAAAAGCTGTTGGCCGCTTGAGAATATGGCTGCCTGTCTGCCTGGCCATGATGGTTTTTTTTCTGGGCTCCGTACAGAAAATGGGCGGAGGAACGACGCCATCGTTGCCTGTCCTGCTGGTTTATTGTTTTTCGAGGGCCTTTCTCTGCCTCTCCATTTTCATGGTATTGATATCCTTCGCCTATCGCTACTGGAACCGCGATTCAAAAATCAACCGGAGCTTGGCGGCCAACTCCTACGGTATCTATATCCTCCATATGCCGATTGTTCTGGGCTTGGGCCTGGTCCTGTTGTCCTGGGCCGGCGTTCCCGTCATCATTAAATTCTGCATCGTCACGGCGGCTTCGACTTTACTGAGCTGGGGAATCAGTCGGGTTGCCCTCAAACCGGCCGGCCTGTAA